ttcctttttttatatgaaaacttttcggtttttgggggggggggaatttcctatttcaccccctctggatccgtgCCTACCTTagggccatggatatttggctttggtatcgatttggctgatcataatggatccatttttcatcgcaaataataattatcttttatagcgttcagccatcatttcggacatgcaaaatcttatttcaaggtctctcggcttcaattgcctgctttggatgaatcctacttGCTGCACGCAgaggttttgaaattgctgcattAATAGCTCCCATTGaatttgcattattttgtttttgagttttataacaatcttcatggagtaatgcctccaattcttggtcttcaaacttgtttggtgGGCCTGGGCGGGCGATCTTTATCTTCCATGTCAAATTCACCACATtagaaccgaacaaaccatctctcgttcgttgaaaccgatgaaacacattcaccacaaGCTTCGGTGAGAAATCGGTGGGTTTCTGCggcactttttttgaaaataatgaattaaagcaaaacttcccgcatatgactgACGCTTAGTTGGcaaaaaattcgatattttcgaatcaaaagatacgccatctattgtaaatcccataATCCAATTTTGGAGGGTCAATTATATAACCTCCTAGTCCAACGAATGACATGTAAAGTGAGACATCACATTCATACAAAGTGTTAGAATTAGAACCGGTCCCTATCCCCGAGGAACCAATCACATAACCAATTCTTTATCAGTTCCcttaatacataaataaatgtatgtatttcattttgattttataaataattaaaaatatcataatttaTCAATAGTTTCTTTTATGTGTACCTACCAAAACTTTTTGAATCCTTTGATTAATAATCCTTAACGTTTATGCTTCTTAAATATCCTTTTATGTATGGCACTTTTGTCGGTTTTATTATCGTACACACTGTTTATTTCAtttgagaaaattatttttcttttcttttactttttagacgtttcttataaaattttgcaatgttttttttgtgttataatgtaaaattttgctttatcttcttatattaattataatgtaAAGTAGtgcatttaataataaataaataattcgtGTTGTTTTAAAAACGGGAAATGACGTCACTTTTAAATTAATACTACTAAATTGTTTCTAACTGTGTATTTAAAGGAGGATTTAGTATTTCCTCTttgcaaaaatgtttattttaaatgaattttgtgtatatttcgtagaaatgttatttatttttaattgctttGATTTACCGTTAAACGCGTGGTTTTTTGCTATGTTAATTATTTTCTCtttagttgtattttttattaattttctttctcttaataaaaaattgctTTCTTAATAAGTTCGTTTTGTAGTGTAGTTTTTACcgttatttgacaaaaattgtGGTTGGTTTGTTCGTTGtatatatttctatttatttagtgtgaaattgatttattttattatttaaactatttatttagtggttGTGGGTTCGTTTTACTTAATTCGTTATGAAAAATTTACTGTATTTGTATGAAATTCTTCTTAAATTCTAATTTTAATCAAGTGATTtgagaataaatttatttattatttgcaaaatttaatttaattaaaattttactttattttttctttattcaatgAAAAGCGAGATCTTTCGTTTCGGTCGGACACCGATTGACTAATTTGACCAGCAAAGCTTTAGCTGCCTTTCGgcacaaaaaataaacttttttattttcgtataaacaaaaataaagcaaaagaatgaataaaaataacaaaagcaacaacaacaacaacaacaatatcaaataaaatCATCACATTtagttacaacaacaacatgacaGACAACTCTAACGCATTAGACAAGTGAGTGAGtgtgttttgtttgttgttgttgccattTTTTATGTGAGTAAACGAAAAAtaatgagaaaaataaaaaataaccgctaaatttttaagaaagctttttCTTACTTATACTTTTTTGACAAacttaaacaacaataaattatttGCAACTAGTGTTGTTGGAGACGGGGTGGGGGTTGCTTGTTGCCGAGAAAAGCTTTTTTgcataaagaaaagaaaaacttctaaatacaacaacaatatgatgttgtttttctttaatagaTTGGCCAGACTCCCAAACACCACTCATACCCAGTTAATACCTTAAAATACcctcaaaatgttttttatacccttcaccttcgtgagaagggtatatataagtttgtcatttcccaccctataaagtatatatattctggatccttatagatagcggagtcgattaagtcatgtccgtctgtctgtctgttcaaataaattttctgaagaccccagatatcttcgggatccaaatcttcaataattctgtcagacatgcgttcgagaagtttgctatttaaaatcagcaaaatcggtccataaataacggacaacctcaatttttgatctatatatggattactaagtcattaatatagacaatatggatatctaatgatagatatttcaaagtccattgcaacgatgtagaaaaggctatagtaagttggacctaaaatgggtcaaaatcgggaaaaatattttttaacccgaatttttttttcatcaaaaaattttttttgtcaaattttttttccaaaaaaaaaaaatttttaaaaaaatttggaaaaaactttttttaaaaaaaattaaaaaacaatttcaaaaaaaaaaaattttaaaaacaattaaaaaaaaaataataggcCAAAAAACTTGACTACATTTTATGAGAAATACATTTCTAAGCTTTTAACTTTTACCCATTGGAAATATAATGGaaacttttgttgaaaactatattccataatttaaatttacaaaaagcaTGACcttttatcaaatataaatgtatatttctaaaataaattaaaatttattattaaaatatattaaatttcagcgtttttaagaattaaagtttaacaaaaaatacatttaaacaatggaaacttttaaacaaatcgaaaaatcttatttaaaaaaaaaaaattctcgtgtaaaattgaacaaagaacatttaaactggtcaagacagaaattaaatacttttcggttgaattcaaatacaatttgaaaGGCAGTGGTGGAagatattttgttattaaagaGTACAAAAAAATAGTCAAGTCCGGCGGTTCGTATGGTTCCAATTAATATCATAAAAGATACTATGACTAGAATGGAATTCAGATCCCCTGTACataaatatatgaattttataCACCCTAAATTACTTCAAAACTAACTTCTTGatcaaaaaaattcgggttaacaaatgtttttccacaaatttgtcCATTAATTTTCAAAGTCGTGTGTAAATCACAGGAAAtgcatttaaaatacatttcatttgatatacatattatctatataaccgagaaataggcaaacaaatatttataatatctatctcagccatttataaaCCTTAGCACTAATATTTTTCTCTTCCTTGCCGGTTTCAACAAAATcggatttgaataaaaattaaaatacggCATCATTATAAATTACAAGAAAAACcacatgtaaaaatatttattttcttttccatttccttataaaattgtataacgAATGAACCTCGGGACTTTTGTTCtgttttagtttgtgtttgtttggattattaaataaatatttatttgatgtttttgtttctttcatttatttatttatttatttattcttcttttgttgtgaaaattgaaatgttatttattggtttttgaaaaaataaacaaattgagCAACACTATTATAATGTTATCGTTTTCAaaatagtaaattaattattaatgaatgtaattaattaattctcTACTTTTATTTCTTACAAAAATTCTTTTACGTGAGTGTCCAAATGACATTTTGCGGTCGTTTAGCCCAAAAATAGTTTGTTAGGCCGGACGGTCGGTCGGCATTAATgataattaatttgaaaataccaacaaaaaacATCATATAAACTAGAACAAGCCATTTATTATTacattacattttgttttactaCTTACAtgcgtaataaaaaaataaatgttggttGAATTAATTGGTATGTAagttcaaaatgaaaaaaacgtaCTTTAAAATGCAACTCTGCTGTTTGTAACTGTTATTTAACACTTATAACTGTCTTTAcagtttaaattaaactttatatttttatataaaaaatattttacatttcttaagtttttatttttactaaattttgtcCACTTCTCACTGTGATCTCGTTTGCTTCCAATTGacttttaagtgatttttgcaCGTCGAAAAATCTCTTAAAGTATTttggttgtaatttttttaaatttatttttatctttttttaatcGCTTCTAGTTTTTTCCAATTCCATTTACTTAGAATTAGATTTAGAAACAATTTCATGAATTCGTCGTTTTGGTTTTGTACatctattttaaaatcaaatgaaaaaaatgttacttgtttttttcacttttgcacttttctatgtttttttatttaaaaactttattttttctcattgaactatttttttttttattttcggtatttaaaaaatgtttcgaagtatattattattgttgaatttgttgCGGCGCATATGTTTACGTTACGCATTATAAGAGGATACTGAAAACATCTGCCTCACTGAAGAAGTTGGGTGCTTCTTTGCTGCAGGCCGGTAGGCAGCATCATCATCTTGTTGTGTTCGTCTCGTGTCAGCCAGTCGGGCGGGCATGCATGCATGCTATGCACAGTTTGACATCGTTACTCTATAAATAAAGTTGCACATACGACACCGTCGTCGTTGCACGGTCATTCATATTTCCACAACAAATTGGAAATGGATGATGATTGTGGCTTTTGTAGTGTTTGTttgtaatatgtttttttttaataatggtaAGAATGTTAAGGTGTTAAGATaaagtaaatgtaaaaattaattttcttttattttgcagaaatttaataaagataacatttttaaatacattatttgaatttcattatttaactcataaaaaaattattaatattcgACTACAGCACTTAACAAACAGATGATGTTTTAGTCCGATAAAATGTTCCATGGCTATTATAGAAGAGGTATTTTAGGTGAGTTGAAGTTTTGAAGTTGGACTTTAAGGATCAAGGGGATCATAAGTCACCCCCCGGATCATAATAATTACTAAcattaatttttagttatacagaaaattaaaaatatatacatactaggatgatcggcccggtttttaataaataactgtttttttggataagtcggtttcggtttttttgaaaagctcatatttcgaatatcgatgaaaccgggtttttctcctcgaataaccggttttttcttaaagtgtgtgtgtgtgttttgttaagtgtattaaaaactttaaaaaatattaaaaatcaaaaagacttttttaaaacaaatatttcaattattttagaaGACCTTTGACAAATGTCACAAGTGATCTATCTTCTGGAAAGCTTGAAAATTTACTCAATCAATGCCTTTGTTAGCTATATATCCtacaagtacactgagtgaAAGAAAGATCATTTTTAATGTCTAGCttaataacaaaagaaaaaatcgatatactccaaagcatttatttaaatgtgttttattcctaagagattatttttaCCTCCATAAGGTCTTAAAATTTACTGATTttaacgatcttcgggtcaaatttaacataaatagaaaacatatattttttttaaatcctacGCGTAGTGTTGTCACATTAGAAATTAagtaaaagtcataaaatatgaatcactcattttaatttcaaaatttatttaatttaaaaaaggatTATTTTACAAGTTTactttattttggaaaataatagaacaaaaattttcaaaatttgtgtttCGACTTCAAAACCAAAGTGATTGTAGTGGTTTACAAGTTTACTTTACAATTTATATGTTCTGAATTATTTTGCaatgtgaaaatatttcgacAACCCCCCCGCTcatttttgtaaagttttttggatttttttgtagGAAatctttgtttgtttaaaaagttaGCTCTAAGAATTAAATTTGGCTTCAAATTGCGGCTTATACTTCTTACTTACTTACGCCTAAGAACAGCAACCAAAATCACCTTTATAACTCTGGAACAAAACTAACGCATTCATTATTTAGTCGACCCAATCAATGCGAGTGAAACGCAAACACTCGAACGAAGGCTGCGAAAAAAGAAGGACGCAGGATGTATGCGATAATCGACAGACACGCGCGTGTTCTTAGTCCACCACCcacagaattttattttaatctaaaatgtcaaaaaaaaaatttgatccatccaaatttattaaaaaaaaaaattgtattttatcatttggtatttttttgaacacacaaataaatgaataaaatttttccctAAAAAGagcttttgttttttgttcatCGCATTTTTGATTGGCATCACATTTGCAGTAAATCCAAACACCACCAATAGAATCCACATTCAGTAGATAACGCAGTGCATTAAATACAACTATATTTATGGTAAGGCAGTGCGTCGGTAATGCCGTGCATCATTTCGAATAACGGAAAGTGTggtgaatatatttttattcaccacACCGGAAACTCACCATTTATGGTAAGGCAGTGCGTCGGTAATGCCGTGCATCATTTCGAATAACGGAAAGTGTggtgaatatatttttattcaccacACCGGAAACTCACCACACCTGATTTCACCACACCTGGGGGAAATTCACCACCACAGAAAATTTtcaccaccaaaaaaaaaatttatttgaaaaaaataataaaaatgcaaaaaaaaaaacaacaaaaaaaaaacattgaaggACCGACGAGGGGAAGAAGAGAGGGGGGGGGGGGCAGCCACGGAATAAATCTCTCccaaaattcaaacaaacaaaaaaaattgtgttttttgtagccaaaaacaacacaaaaaaaaacaaaaaaaaaaccgtggtgtttttttataaaaatttcctggaaatttttggattttatccaaaaaatttttcaaacacatcgagaattttttgcaaattttgcaaaaaaacgaACGAACAAgcgattttttagaattttggcgctttttttaagataaaaaaagtTGGCATCACTGGTTTTTGACATTCAATGGTGATGGCAATGTAGTGCTTTTTTCAGCGAtagtgtattttattttaaatagtgtTTGTTGGCGTTTTTAAAACCgctgttttctttatttatttattaattaactaCTCTAAACGAAAGCTATAAAAAAAAGATTGTTTGTACAtaatttatgtaataaattctaatgcttaataatataaatcttaattaaattcaaggttttttaaaaaaattttcaataaaattttccaaaattcctTCCTTCCTGCCCTTAAACAATTCAACCGGACTGTTACAGCTACAACTCTGTGTGAACATTTGACAATTACTCATCATCTCTTCTTCTTATTGTTGTCGTGAGAGAGCGAAAAGTGAAGTCacacatttttttgttcaacaaaTACGCCGCGTGAAAAGGACCGCTGttgcaaatttaattaattataaataaattaaaacaagaacaaatcaaataattattaaaaatggtaAGAAAGatgataaaaaatgtataaaacaatGAATGCATTGCAAAAAACATTGTTATACACTGGAAATGCACAGCAAACATGACCAACACCCATCAGCTGGCGTTATGTGTGGCTACAATTAAACAAAATGCTTAGATatttcacaattaaaatattatacaagTAATGAAACTTGGAAAAATCTAATTATTTGCTTAATTTAGTTGATAAATTTcaagattttctgtaaaaaaaacttgcaaATTAACTTGGCTGTCTTCTTTCGACCTAACCTCAAACAGAAGTTTCTCGTTTATACTACTCGGTTGGTGCTCAGTCAGTTTGTGTGTAAATGACAGCTGTTTGTTACCCGGCCTCATGTAGTTAGTTGGCTTTCTGTGTGTTTACTACACCCGTGACTcatgttaaagaaaaaaaatattgaaagtgattttaataaattgtttttttttttcatagcaACCCCAAATTGTGTTACTTAAAGAGGGTACTGATACGTCCCAGGGCAAACCCCAGTTGATTTCAAACATCAATGCCTGCCAATCAATTGTGGATGCTGTGCGTACCACTTTGGGTCCTCGTGGTATGGACAAATTGCTTGTTGACTCTCAGGGAAAAGCAACAATCTCCAATGATGGTGCCACAATCATGAAACTTTTGGATATTGTTCACCCCGCCGCCAAGACTTTGGTCGACATTGCCAAATCTCAAGATGCTGAggtaattatattatttatttgtatcttTAAAGGATTAAATCTAATTATTTGTGTATCTGTTTTAGGTTGGTGATGGTACCACCTCCGTAGTATTGTTGGCTGGTGAGATTCTCAAGCAAGTCAAACCATTTGTTGAAGAAGGTGTCCACCCCCGCATTATCATTAAGGCCATTCGCAAATCTTTGCAATTGTGCATGGACAAAATCAACGAAATGGCTGTACACATTGAAAAACAATCCAAGGAAgaacaaaaaactttgttgtacAAGTGCGCTGCCACTGCCATGTCCTCCAAATTGATCCATCAACAAAAAGACTTCTTCTCAAAGATGGTTGTCGAAGCCGTACTTTCCTTGGATGAATTGTTGCCTTTGAACATGATTGGTATTAAGAAAATCAGCGGTGGTTCTTTGGAAGAGTCACAATTGATCTCGGGTGTTGCCTTCAAGAAAACTTTCTCATATGCCGGTTTCGAAATGGCCCCCAAGAACTACAAGGATTGCAAGATTGCCTTGCTCAACATTGAATTGGAATTGAAGGCTGAACGTGACAATGCTGAAGTCCGTGTTGACAATGTCCGCGAATACCAAAAGGTTGTTGATGCCGAATGGCAAATCCTTTACAACAAATTGGCTAAAATCCACGAGTCCGGTGCCAATGTTGTCTTATCCAAACTGCCTATTGGTGATGTAGCCACCCAGTATTTTGCTGACCGTAACATTTTCTGTGCCGGTCGTGTTCCCGATGAAGATCTCAAGCGTACCATGAAGGCTTGCGGCGGTGCTGTCATGACCACAGCCAATGATATCGCCCCAAATGTTTTGGGCAAATGTGACTACTTCGAAGAACGTCAAATCGGTGTTGAACGCTTCAATGTTTTCCAAGGTATGTTATTGTGTGTGAAAAGAATGAATTaaagtttaatattaaatggGATAATTTGTTTTAGGTTGCCCCAATGCCAGAACTTGTACCTTGATCTTGCGCGGTGGTGCTGAACAGTTCTTGGAAGAAACTGAACGTTCCTTACACGACGCCATTATGATTGTTCGTCGTACAATCCAACATGATTCCGTTGTAGCTGGTAAgttggtttttttatattaattcttTTGGAGTAAATACTATTTAACAGTTGCTATAATGTGACTAAAAAGATTTCATTCATTACAACGGTTATTTAATTAACATTGCACTATGGCCGAAAAACCCCAAGTAGCGGCGAACAATATTTCCCGACGAGCTAGCCTCATCAAATTTGGTATGCAGTCTTCAAATTTGGTATACACTATTAAAAGGGGCGGTCTACACCCCATTTAATAGTTGAAACACCCCTCCGCCCATAAgggggatttttgaaaaaaaaatttaaaaatatgaggttgaaatattttgccgCCAAATTAGGAAATTTTGCCATAGTGAACTTGTTTTTTCATCTTGAGCTAAAAGGTTATTGTATTCCATTAATTATATATAAAGTTAGCTTCACATACGGCATTTTACGCATCGGGTTAACGTAATTTATCCAAAtctgtgcaaaaatgattttcttttatagcgttcaaacagcaTTTCGTTCGTACAAAATCatcttcccgcatatgatgttttgttggcaaaaattcgg
The nucleotide sequence above comes from Calliphora vicina chromosome 1, idCalVici1.1, whole genome shotgun sequence. Encoded proteins:
- the CCT7 gene encoding T-complex protein 1 subunit eta, which produces MQPQIVLLKEGTDTSQGKPQLISNINACQSIVDAVRTTLGPRGMDKLLVDSQGKATISNDGATIMKLLDIVHPAAKTLVDIAKSQDAEVGDGTTSVVLLAGEILKQVKPFVEEGVHPRIIIKAIRKSLQLCMDKINEMAVHIEKQSKEEQKTLLYKCAATAMSSKLIHQQKDFFSKMVVEAVLSLDELLPLNMIGIKKISGGSLEESQLISGVAFKKTFSYAGFEMAPKNYKDCKIALLNIELELKAERDNAEVRVDNVREYQKVVDAEWQILYNKLAKIHESGANVVLSKLPIGDVATQYFADRNIFCAGRVPDEDLKRTMKACGGAVMTTANDIAPNVLGKCDYFEERQIGVERFNVFQGCPNARTCTLILRGGAEQFLEETERSLHDAIMIVRRTIQHDSVVAGGGAIEMELSKILRDYSRTIAGKEQLLIAAIAKGLEIIPRQLCDNAGFDATNILNKLRQKHAQGGQWYGVDITKEDIADNFVECVWEPSIIKINALTAAAEAACMILSVDETIKSPKAGEAPMAGAPMGRGMGRPM